The following DNA comes from Acholeplasma equirhinis.
TAACTGCAATTCCTTATGCAGTTGTTGATGATGAAGAAGTTTATGGTGAACCCGTCACTAGATCAGTTGCTGAAGTTGCTCAAAAAATGACTTTAGCAGGTGATGGTGATGCAGGTACACAAGCAATTCTTAACTATGTCCATAATAATTATCTTTCAATTGAATCATTATCATATGGTCAATATGTAGTTTCAGGCTTATACACTGCTGATATTGATGTAATTCGTGCAGAATTAGTTAAAGATTGGAACACAAGATTTGGAACAAGTTGGGTTGATTTAGATGCATCTACTTTTGCAGCAAGCGCAAGAGTTGGTGGGCAAGGTTCACAAGGTTCAAGCACTACACTTGTAGGTACTAATCTACTCAAGTTTTTCCAAGATGAAACTTTTGGTCCAAAATGGTGGTGGCTACTTGAATATATGAATGCATATGGTGGAGGAACAATTCATCCTCAAAGACAAGCTCAAGCTCTCATGAATGGTGGAGTGAATTCAACTCTTGCAACTGTCTTCTGGGGAGACCACTTTGTTTATGCAGTATATAATTTACTAAAAGTTGACAACAAAACTGGCTGGAGTGTTTCAACATTGACATTTACTAAGGTTGATAATACAAGTATTGACAGATTGTATCAAATTGCAAATTACAACAATTCAATTATGAAAGATTTGTCAACTGTTGAATTATTACCAAAAGGTACACAAGTCACTTTACCTTCTTCAGCGGAATTATTTACAGGTTATACAAATTCTAATTTTACAATTTCAGGTTCAACTGTAACATTTGCAGCCAATTATACACTCAACAATATTGTAAGTTTACGTGTTAATAGAACTGCAATCAATTATTCAATTCAATATTTTGATGGTGATGATGCATTATCACTCTCTCCAACGTCTTATACAATCGCTTCATCTGAAATTACATTACCAATTCCTGTCAAAGATGGCTATTCATTTGAAGGTTGGTATGACAATCCGTCATTTGATGGTTCACCAATTACAAAAATTTCTACTGGATCAACAGGAAATAAAGTTTATCACGCAAAATTTGAAGCCACTGGTTTCTCACCAGTAACTATTACATATCAATTAAATGGTGGATCATTGAATAATGCTGATACAATTTTCTTCAAATCAACTCATAATCATACAGTTACATTATTTGCAAATAGTGGTAATGGTAGTCAATTACATTTGGCTACAGCTAAAATTGGAATTTATTGGTATCATATAGCATTAAAACCAACTGCAATCGCCGGTGTATATGAAGTTACATCAAAAGGTACAGGATCTGATTGGACAAAACCAGCAGATTCACCATATGTCCTAGCATTCCACGATAGTTTAGCAACAAATAAAGCTGCTATGCAAGCATTTTATAATAATGCAAGCGTAGGTAAACATGTCGTTATTAGTGGAACAATTCCAGCATCAACTTCAGCTAATGCAATCTCACTCGGAATTGGTTTAATTACAAATACATCCGTAATTTATCAAAATGTCACTTATAATTATCTAAACGATGAGCGACCATTCATTACACCAATAAAAGATGGTTCAACTTTTGGAGGTTGGTATACTACTCCAGATTTCTCTGGTTCAGCAGTAGAAACATTCATAGGTTTACCTTCAACTGTTACACTTTATGCTAAGTGGAACTAACTAATTAACAATAAAAGGCACTGTAGAAACCCTATGGTGCCTTTCTATTAACTTATAAAGGATTTATATGCTATATAAAATTGCAGATTTAATTGTTAAAATGAATCCTCAATATGATCCATTAACGTTTCAAGCCACACAGTATTTGGTAAGTGGTGATTTTGATGTTGATATTGATATTCCAGATTTATCTGAACATGTTCAAAAATATCAACATGAAAATAATCACTTAACACTAGGTGAAGCCGAGTATATGATTTATGGTTCCTACTTTTATACTAAGTTAATTAAATTTAATGGCTTTTTCCTACATTCTTCTGCAGTTGTATACCAAGATAAGGCATATTTGTTTTC
Coding sequences within:
- a CDS encoding InlB B-repeat-containing protein; translated protein: MKKVWGLIFLLMAAVTASLSLAYAAGPVTSVDGASIRTTGVQGLRFYANVEDLESVHGFYLLYGDADVADLEAALPEMLHNGKTVFKAPVEGADQDGQFSVVLTGIPDRGYMQKITAIPYAVVDDEEVYGEPVTRSVAEVAQKMTLAGDGDAGTQAILNYVHNNYLSIESLSYGQYVVSGLYTADIDVIRAELVKDWNTRFGTSWVDLDASTFAASARVGGQGSQGSSTTLVGTNLLKFFQDETFGPKWWWLLEYMNAYGGGTIHPQRQAQALMNGGVNSTLATVFWGDHFVYAVYNLLKVDNKTGWSVSTLTFTKVDNTSIDRLYQIANYNNSIMKDLSTVELLPKGTQVTLPSSAELFTGYTNSNFTISGSTVTFAANYTLNNIVSLRVNRTAINYSIQYFDGDDALSLSPTSYTIASSEITLPIPVKDGYSFEGWYDNPSFDGSPITKISTGSTGNKVYHAKFEATGFSPVTITYQLNGGSLNNADTIFFKSTHNHTVTLFANSGNGSQLHLATAKIGIYWYHIALKPTAIAGVYEVTSKGTGSDWTKPADSPYVLAFHDSLATNKAAMQAFYNNASVGKHVVISGTIPASTSANAISLGIGLITNTSVIYQNVTYNYLNDERPFITPIKDGSTFGGWYTTPDFSGSAVETFIGLPSTVTLYAKWN